A region of the Centropristis striata isolate RG_2023a ecotype Rhode Island chromosome 20, C.striata_1.0, whole genome shotgun sequence genome:
ACTGGAAAACTGAGTGGCAGAGGAGCTCAAACACAGGCAGGGCAGCTGGAGAAGTGGAGCTTGTAGATTTACAGTTTGCAATGTGATCACCATTGAGGCCATGATTGTGCTTGGGCCCACCATTTGTGAATGGCAGGCAGGATGGGTTGCTGGCTGTCAGAGAAGGACTGAGGACAGTTTTCCACACATCTGGGGAGGCCCTGCTGGACAGAGAGCCCTCCCCGTTGTAGTGTAGCTGTAGAGCAGCCTGCGTCGCCCTCCACGCCTGGCAGGGGAAGATGCTGAAGATGGAGTTGAGGTACAGCAGAGCCTCTTTATCCAGCTCTGATGCTGACAGCAGCCTGCCTACTTCTTTCTCAATCAGACTCTCACACACTGCCTCCACCTCTTTAATATTCCCCCTCACTAAACTCCCCTTCAACTCCTCCAGAGAGACCAGAGCCTTGAGCTCAGCCTCCAGAGAGCCCATTAACTTATCTTGCCCCTCTGTGCATCCGCCGCCTCCTCCATTCTGGGCCGGCTCTGCTCCTTTCTGCCTCGATCCAGTGCTGAGGTAGTGCCTGAGGATGGAGGCTAAAGAGATGGGAGCCTGGAACCGTCCTCCTTTCTTCAGCGTGTCCACAGTGAGCTGGGTGCTGCTCAGGCTCCTCTGCTGGTAGTATTTACAGGCCTCCTCAAAGACTGACTCTACCAAGAGGGCTCCAGGATGCATACGCTCCACTGCACTGAGACCAGAAGGCTTCCACTTAGAGTTGAAATCTCTGGAGTCCGCCTCCTTGCTCACAACCACAAAAAGTCCAGTTTCTGAGAGCAGGTGAGGTGCACATCTTTCGGCCTGGTTTACATATAACAAACCCTCTTTCTTCAGCGTTATCTTTCCCAGCTCTCTGCCACAGTTCATGTCTATCAGATGCAAGTTTTGCCCTACGAGCAGCGCCAGTGTGTCCTGGTACATGCAGAGGCTTGTGTGAGTTCCACAGTTTACCAAGCAGGTATCTCCCAGTTTGTATACCTGCCGCAGCGTCCCATCTTTCTGCAGAAGACACACCCACCCTgtgctgagcagcagcagcaggcctcCACAGCCTGTCGGAGAGAAGTCGTAGATCTCAGGTGGTTCAAGAGTTGATAAATACCCTAAACAGTCTGTCACCAACCTCTTCAAGTCAGACTCTTTGGCCGAAAGCCTTTTCAGGGGAGTGTTTTTACATGTGGTGCTGACTGTGAAGAAGTCATGGCGAGGGGACCAGGACAGAAAGAATTTGGAGATGCTCAACAGTGGTTTTGCTTTCAAGTCAGGCAGAAGGTGTACATATTCACCTGAGCTGACCACGGTGAATCTAGGATTGTTATGGAGGGCGATTTTCACTCCCCCCAGGCTGACAGCCCCCTCTTCCACCTCAAAGTCACGTCTGCAAACACAGTATCTCAGCTTATTCCGTGTGGAGCTGAGGGCAGGGGTGCTCTCTGAGGCCGGCCTCTCCTCACACCAGATGATAAGATTGGGACAGGCACAAACAGACACCACTCTTGCGCGAGGACTGTTGCATAAATCTGATGTTTGCAGGAGATGCCAGCCAACTTTGCACTCCTGGAATTTCCAAAACTCAGCTTTTCCATTCTCATAAACCACTGCCACAGCTGCTGTGTccttgctgctgttgctgctgctgtgatggTCCAAATACAAAATATCCACAATCGGCTCGGTTCGTGTCAACCGCAAATCCAGGTTCTTCTGGTTCTGGGCCAGCTGGGGTCTTTCATACTTGTCAAAAGTCACAAGACCAACCTTAGGCTTGCGGAGGATGACATGAACGTGATGTCCATCTGGGCTCAGGCGAACATTTGACAGGCTGTTTTTGAGCTCGTTGTTGGTCAGTTTAAAGAGCTCAGTCAGCTCTTTACCGCCACTATAGTCCCCGAAATCTGACAGTTGCTCCAACACCAACCGCGCCATAGCTCCTTGTTTCCAGCTTGCAGTTAACTCGCCACAACGTAACAACTAGCCTGCTAGCTTGTGTGGCTCATAAATGTGACCTCCGGAGAGACTAACCGAGCGGCACCCCGTTAGGTcctgtgtgagaaagagagaggagtgaGAGGCTTCATCCCGAAGTTAACGTCCGTGCGGAGGGATACATCCTCCGACAGCCTTCGGTAACCCCGGTAACCCCATGTCGACACACGACAACGGAGCTCAACTGTTAGCTGACACTAACCGCTGGAAAAAGTTTTAAGCCCGAATCGAGAAAGGCACTTTAGTCATTCCGATGCTATGCTAGCACTCCCCTGACATCACGGGATTGTTAATTTCCGGATACCGACGACGTTTTACATAAAAGGAGGAGCCGACATGGAGGCCGACAAAGATTGTGAAGAGGCGGAAGAGAAGAGCAACTGCAGCAGCACGTTAGTCAGCTGTTTGGTCCTGCTGGTGAGATTGTAGAGTTGGATATCCTCACATCTTTGCGGTGGAAATAGAAATTGTAACTATAGATTTAGATAGATAAATTCTctatctaaatcaaatcaaagtagCTTTATTGGCATGGGAAACAGACGTTAacattgccaaagcaagcatgaaaaaatacaaaatgtacacAAACATGAAATTTGTGGTTGTACAATTCTTAATTTagctatatactgtatatacagatCAAGCAcaaattaacttaaaatatctatctatctatctatctatctatctatctatctatctatctatctatctatctatctatctgtctatctgtctgcctgcctgcctgtctgtctgtctgtctaaaaTATATTAGTATTATACTGATTTACCAATTATATGTGCATACTTTTTCTGCAGGGCCTTTACTTGTAAGGTGCAGTCTCCTGCACAACCAACTACATTGTGAACAGCAACCAGAGCTCCAAACAGATACAGGACACAAGAGGCAACCATCATGGACGCGAACATGGTAATAGTTGAAAGTAAGTTTATCTCCAACCTgatagaatattttttacattgtgatatTATAAATTTTACTTCAGTcaagaatctgaatacttcttccaccaatgATCACATACACTCATAGAAACATCTGTTGCATATTGAAGTATTTTTAGGTTTAGCTCCTTAGAAATATAACAGTGacaatatttatacatttttgtctcttttctgcaTCACTTTGTTATTGTCTATCTGATTGCTGTGGGTTACTGCATGCTTAGTGGAATCTTGTTCTGCACAACTTTTGCACCAGTATTTACATGTCTTTCTGAAATcatgtttaatgtaaaaataggAATTAGATTTTCAATTAGTTCAGTAAGTGGTGCAATTTTATTTTGGGTTGTAGTAATATGGTGTAACACTTCACTTGTAAAATCATATCTctatgcaaatgtttttttttatttctaagttCCTCACGTTGCTGGCAGACAATTCAATAGAAACAAAGCAAAGCAGACATGCAGGAATGCTTTAAAATCTCAGTAGGTGAGTTTAAAACAATCCCTTGATAAGCACAAATAGGGAACTGGTCTAATTTCCTTGTCTGGGTTGACAGTATACTTTAAGGATATTTTTTAAGCTAACTCATACGTGATGTAACTATGGAAACCAGTTTTGATTCCCAGCCAGAGCTCATCTTAACCAGCTAGATTAATACAACCTGAGAAAATGACGCACCTAAATCAGCTTTGAGATTCAAGCCTTCCTGCTTCACACCACAGATGGTGTGAAGTGATGTTTGAGTCTGAGGTCAGCATGGTGGGCGTATCAGGGGCCAGCTAACAGCATGCAGAGGtaaagaattgttttgtttttgaaggaaaatcatttttattacaatGGGAGTGAAAGGCTGAATGGTGACTCACAGTGAAAGTGAATTCTCGCTGTGCAGGCcttattttctaatttagcaAACTTTTATAGCAACTTTCTAGTCAGCCCACACGAGACTGACATTTAGATCTTTAGATAAAACAAAGGAATTTGTCATTTGACTGGCAGTGGTACACACCAGCTAGGAATATccataaaatactttatttgttAATGCATATTTACTCTTGGCACCATGTAGATACTAACTTCAAACCAAATCAGATAAGGtgcaattacatttaatttcctTTATAGAGATTAAAACAAGCACTTAAtgttctcttctctcttcagaTATTCCCAGAAAATgacttttatgttatatttctccacagaaatatttatattcatccACACATGAAGGCTTTTAAGCTCACATATTGCGATTGAATGAGGGCAACAGTGATAAAGTCAAAGACttttagtaataatattaaataaattagcaGACAACTTGTGATTCCAATAACATAATCAAATCATGGAGTGAGTTCCGCCTCATAATTATCTTTGGTACAAGCCCTTTGTTTGCACATCTTGGTTGCATGTTTTCCTTATACATTTTcgcaaaatgtatattttaaaaactttatacctttttaaaatattctcACTTAAATTTAGAGTTGAGTCTTAGAAATCTTGCTGGTGTCTGTCATGTTTGTAAGTTCGCCTCACATCCAGGAGGAGGCAGTATTGATCTTCGCTCACTGCATGTGGGTTTCTCGGACCAATGGAAATGAgtgaaaatatgtatataagtgCTCACAAGGGTAAAGTTAAATATGAATTTTTGTTGTTCTTCGTCACttattattttctgtgtgaTGCTGAGAGCACAGATGAATTAAATTATGCTCGAAAGCACCACAGACAACTCTCACGGCCCTTTTCAATGAAAATCACATGGCTATATTCACCCAGCATCACAAGGCtgctgtctttgtgtctctcaCACACCACAGTTAACTTAACTTGTCCATTAAATCTCATGACTTTTATTGTTCCTGGTTTATCTTACTGCTTCTGGAAAGTTCAGGCTGTCCACTAAAATCTACAGCTGGCTGTCGGGTCCACTGAGAGACTAAATGCCTTGagtatttttttgacatttttaccaGCCACGTTGTGAGTCTGACTGTGTGTGGCAAAATGTGGTCCTGCagacacatttatatattatagaaaCTATCACAGAAGTGGTTTTGAGCACTTtgccagctgtttatatgtctgtctatctgtggaCACATTTTATCCATGTGATTGATACAAAAGGGGCTGTAAGCAACTGGGTCAGAAGGAGGTAAATGGCCATTGGCTTACCAAATTTACACCCCTGCctaatatctaataataataatctatattTTCCCAATCTTACACGTTGTTtacacagtttgttttgtggCCATAATTACGTATAGTATACAGCGTACGCTGTACCCTGGTGTTAACGCAAGGAAATGGATCTCTTTACAGATGGATAGAAACAAGAGTGGCCTCCCctaaaaaatgatataatagGGTGAGAGGCCCCATGTGGCATCCTCTGAGTGtgtcccttcctcctcctctcctgggtCTGGTTTCTCTGTCTGCAGGTGTCTTCCATTATATTATTTTGGATTAGAGTATTTAGGCCACTGCCTGTGGACTCCTTTTTTTGCCATGGCTCTCAGAGCCAGGTCATGACAAGAGCCTTTGTACAGAAAGCAAAATATGATACAGATGTAAGTTGTAGGCGGTCTTCCACCGCCCTCTTGCTGActtagtagtaatgattgacagtgatgcagagtttaaatggtggatgtcACTCAGTGCGGGAGGGACAAACaaatggtggactttcaccaggagaatggcttttgtgtcttgtgtgaaaacaaaagtaaatgactttatacgtaacttccgtggctcatgtcaccctcttaactacttcacttccagcctttacgtacatttatttactttttaaactgttttaaaatgtcttacCAGGACGTTTTCTTTGCCCTAatcctaggtcagtggttttgtaacaTAAATTCATAGAAACGGCAACCTTTTTTACAATCATGAACCGTACTTGTATGTATAATTACTTGATTGCTATTTTAAGAACGCTCCACTCCGTACCGCAAACCTGAAaatgctcatatgggtcattttgacaaacgctcatgtGCTGTTATTGGTGGGATTGATAAACggtttattctgttgtttaggttgcaGATCTTGTTTATAGAAACGCTTCTCCATATATTATGGCAAAATAgtatttaagttaaaaatgtgttaaactaGCAgaactagttttttttttagtttaaattcaGTTACCTAATTTGACTATCCCCATAGTCAAGGAACTGAATTGAATGAAATAGCTTGTTAGCTTATTTTCTAATTCTACAGGAAGTTAATATAAAAGGCTGTGCAGCATATAGTGCTCAGGGTCTTTCTGCAATCTGTTGCAAAAGTTAAAAGTTTTCAGCATACTAAAGGGACATTCTGGACTGTAAAAAAGGAAATCGAGGATCATGGAGCTTCCCATAGGAATGAATAGACTTACGAttgacacacatacatacactatGTGAGAATGAGgcaaaaatattcaaagtaATTATTTTCTGGTCATATATGCGGCATATTTGGTCTCTTCTTCAGATTAATTTGTTCTTTATCTACTTTTCTTTCACTGTCTAAAAGTAGGAGGTCATTGCCTTGGGAAAAAGCAAGGAAAAGTGTGAAATTTGAT
Encoded here:
- the LOC131993616 gene encoding BLOC-2 complex member HPS6, yielding MARLVLEQLSDFGDYSGGKELTELFKLTNNELKNSLSNVRLSPDGHHVHVILRKPKVGLVTFDKYERPQLAQNQKNLDLRLTRTEPIVDILYLDHHSSSNSSKDTAAVAVVYENGKAEFWKFQECKVGWHLLQTSDLCNSPRARVVSVCACPNLIIWCEERPASESTPALSSTRNKLRYCVCRRDFEVEEGAVSLGGVKIALHNNPRFTVVSSGEYVHLLPDLKAKPLLSISKFFLSWSPRHDFFTVSTTCKNTPLKRLSAKESDLKRLVTDCLGYLSTLEPPEIYDFSPTGCGGLLLLLSTGWVCLLQKDGTLRQVYKLGDTCLVNCGTHTSLCMYQDTLALLVGQNLHLIDMNCGRELGKITLKKEGLLYVNQAERCAPHLLSETGLFVVVSKEADSRDFNSKWKPSGLSAVERMHPGALLVESVFEEACKYYQQRSLSSTQLTVDTLKKGGRFQAPISLASILRHYLSTGSRQKGAEPAQNGGGGGCTEGQDKLMGSLEAELKALVSLEELKGSLVRGNIKEVEAVCESLIEKEVGRLLSASELDKEALLYLNSIFSIFPCQAWRATQAALQLHYNGEGSLSSRASPDVWKTVLSPSLTASNPSCLPFTNGGPKHNHGLNGDHIANCKSTSSTSPAALPVFELLCHSVFQFQPSWLPRFLELAMQQQGSAGLGLSLASSSWGFSGGRAGESGENNVPLYKRALCVLSSLTTDRDQRQDLEVELLLVSGRPNAILQALRILMAQQQWERVTQVAQKFCKQSPLLNKEIFTTLLCEVAQHRDLDPYLDLLWALCPEDLTVTSILNLVLKNLPSPNSPQSSSSFSMSSTSSSPTAPFADSHSSHLTIGLLKPLLRKVLQRETKPSQRYADILQSPTFPPPAPPRQPAEQPRTVSTDSPLSNNIAPASLTETPAQQSSTHTTVPRARAALPAANPV